From Flavobacterium sp. 102, a single genomic window includes:
- a CDS encoding DUF4339 domain-containing protein encodes MKKYFLHNGSENIGPFNLEQLKEKKITKDTPIWYEGIADWTTAGEVAELRSILVSIPPSLTKKSPPSIKQGKNKKNKEKKSTTLRNVLIGVATIVLVFSGLAIFAMINDKPNDSFENIIPEEEAAPVAQEIDYSQIRNAIEEKVTVSTNQYSYDPLGGISNLDVTVNNTTDYTINEVTVAVDYIKDSGGVYKTEYVTLKNIPAHQDKTA; translated from the coding sequence ATGAAGAAGTACTTCTTACACAACGGTTCAGAAAATATAGGCCCCTTTAACCTTGAACAATTAAAAGAAAAGAAAATCACAAAAGACACTCCCATATGGTATGAAGGTATAGCAGATTGGACTACTGCCGGAGAAGTTGCAGAGTTGAGAAGTATCCTTGTCAGTATTCCACCCTCTTTAACTAAGAAATCACCACCGAGTATTAAACAAGGAAAGAATAAAAAGAATAAGGAGAAAAAGTCTACAACTTTAAGAAACGTACTTATAGGCGTTGCTACCATAGTATTGGTGTTTTCCGGGTTGGCCATTTTTGCCATGATTAATGATAAACCAAATGATTCTTTTGAAAATATAATACCTGAGGAGGAAGCTGCTCCTGTAGCCCAAGAGATTGACTATAGTCAAATTAGAAACGCTATAGAAGAAAAAGTAACTGTTAGTACTAATCAGTATAGTTATGATCCCCTAGGTGGTATCAGTAATCTTGATGTTACTGTTAACAATACTACTGATTATACCATTAATGAAGTGACGGTTGCTGTAGACTATATTAAAGACTCAGGAGGTGTTTATAAAACGGAGTATGTTACTTTAAAAAATATTCCGGCTCATCAGGATAAAACAGCATAG
- a CDS encoding nuclease-related domain-containing protein produces MCRIYNTIGALNDIRFHLVRNNLDEFNSLDELIHFEKSYHSKEQEVILKHTLLLQQEKIVLEKDIATLIEAISKTESEHEQQLKQRLDFLKQEIENLSIANSEIIPMIKEYWLNMVIWIKIWFTPLLFRCSIIITKRKYKLLLSKNNNRYQHLSNNFTVAVNESSSLQLQKLQLKRTVIKGVNNSIYGALGEQKVVDVLESLSDDYILINDFRCTFYPPIYNRKENDHIKSVQIDHLLISPSGIFLIETKNWSNHSIANKELRSPVQQVKRTNYALYRLLSNEIKKSNLSFTRNHWGDRKIPIRNLIVFINNKPNEEFQFTKILALDELNKYIKYFTPSFTNKETEMIADILLKISDRNEISSKLNV; encoded by the coding sequence ATGTGTAGAATTTATAATACCATCGGCGCACTAAATGATATACGATTTCATTTGGTAAGAAATAATCTTGACGAATTTAATTCGCTTGATGAGTTAATCCATTTCGAAAAGAGCTATCATTCTAAAGAACAAGAAGTTATATTAAAACACACATTATTACTTCAACAAGAAAAAATAGTGCTTGAAAAAGATATAGCTACTCTAATTGAGGCTATTTCGAAAACGGAGAGCGAACATGAACAACAATTAAAGCAAAGACTTGACTTTTTAAAACAAGAGATTGAAAACCTGTCTATAGCCAATTCGGAAATTATACCAATGATTAAAGAGTATTGGTTGAATATGGTGATTTGGATAAAAATTTGGTTTACACCGCTCTTGTTTCGCTGTAGTATTATCATTACCAAAAGAAAGTATAAACTTTTACTTTCTAAAAATAATAACCGCTACCAACATCTCTCTAACAATTTCACGGTGGCGGTAAATGAGAGTAGTTCACTGCAGTTGCAAAAACTTCAGCTTAAAAGAACAGTTATTAAAGGTGTAAACAATTCAATCTATGGCGCTCTAGGAGAACAGAAAGTTGTAGATGTTTTAGAAAGCTTGTCTGATGATTATATTCTGATAAATGATTTTCGCTGTACATTCTATCCTCCAATATATAATCGAAAAGAAAATGACCATATAAAATCTGTTCAAATTGATCATTTGCTGATTTCACCATCGGGTATTTTTTTAATTGAAACCAAAAATTGGAGCAACCATTCAATAGCCAATAAAGAGTTACGTTCGCCTGTTCAACAAGTGAAGAGAACCAACTATGCGCTATATAGGCTATTATCGAATGAAATAAAAAAATCTAATTTGAGTTTCACAAGAAATCATTGGGGAGACAGAAAAATCCCTATCAGAAATCTTATTGTTTTCATTAATAATAAACCCAATGAGGAATTTCAATTTACAAAGATTCTTGCCTTAGATGAATTGAATAAATATATTAAGTACTTTACTCCTAGTTTTACTAATAAAGAAACCGAAATGATTGCTGATATTTTGCTTAAAATCTCAGACCGCAATGAAATATCATCAAAATTGAATGTTTGA
- a CDS encoding ice-binding family protein, protein MNKHLLLVTSVALFSFAAHTNAQAPVLGTSAGFALFSTNGAVSSTGLSHITGNVGTNNGSSTNFGNVDGVMHDADGTTANAAASLTVAYNQLDAAIPNFFPAPLLGNGQSLNAGTYFIGESASLNNTLTLNAQGNPNAVFIFQIEGAFSSAAGAQVLLTNGAVACNVFWKIEGLVDLATNTVMKGTIVANNAAIILNTGVSLEGRALSTTGAITVSGVTVVMPLGCGTPVLTGPTAPALNTVACYTVFSGNGAVANTGVSFVTGDIGTNVGLTTGFQTENVTGTIHPNPDVSTAQCAFDLNNVYTYLSTLPVDIELLYPAAFGQNLVLTPHTYLMNAATVLNGTVFLNAQNNPDAVFVIKIVGALSTSTYASVVLQNSAQAKNVFWKIDGATSLNDYASFRGTLIGNNGAVILNTGTTVEGRVLSTSGGISTFGINAQMTPGCGALGINDVIKAKAQFYPNPFTSSLNVTLADFDSGSSELTIYNALGMVVLKTSLTQSTTSIPMSLASGIYYYKLSGADGTLQSGKLISRQ, encoded by the coding sequence ATGAATAAACATCTACTATTGGTAACCTCGGTTGCCCTATTCTCTTTTGCTGCCCATACAAATGCCCAGGCACCCGTACTGGGAACATCGGCTGGTTTTGCACTTTTTTCAACTAATGGAGCGGTCAGCAGTACCGGACTCTCACACATTACCGGTAATGTCGGCACCAATAACGGCTCGAGTACCAATTTCGGAAACGTAGACGGTGTCATGCATGACGCTGATGGAACTACGGCGAATGCAGCGGCTTCCCTTACGGTTGCTTATAACCAATTAGACGCAGCCATCCCAAACTTTTTTCCCGCACCGCTACTAGGAAACGGACAATCACTTAATGCAGGAACTTACTTTATAGGAGAAAGTGCCAGTCTGAATAATACCCTGACACTTAACGCACAGGGAAATCCCAATGCCGTCTTTATCTTTCAGATAGAGGGTGCGTTTTCATCGGCAGCCGGAGCACAAGTACTACTTACGAATGGAGCCGTAGCCTGCAACGTGTTCTGGAAAATAGAAGGGCTTGTAGATTTAGCCACCAATACCGTCATGAAAGGAACCATCGTTGCCAATAATGCAGCCATCATACTTAATACAGGTGTTTCACTCGAAGGTCGTGCGCTTTCAACAACAGGTGCCATAACGGTTTCCGGAGTAACTGTAGTAATGCCGCTTGGTTGCGGAACTCCGGTGCTTACCGGACCTACTGCACCTGCGCTTAATACCGTTGCCTGCTATACGGTTTTTTCAGGAAATGGTGCCGTAGCCAATACAGGGGTTTCTTTTGTAACTGGCGATATTGGAACCAATGTTGGTCTTACAACGGGCTTTCAAACAGAAAACGTAACCGGGACAATACACCCAAACCCTGATGTATCGACTGCACAATGTGCCTTCGATTTGAACAATGTGTATACCTATCTTAGTACACTTCCTGTCGATATAGAGCTGCTTTATCCTGCAGCCTTTGGGCAGAATTTGGTGTTGACACCTCATACCTATCTTATGAATGCTGCAACGGTATTAAACGGAACCGTTTTCCTAAACGCCCAGAATAATCCCGATGCCGTATTTGTAATCAAGATTGTCGGTGCACTTTCAACCAGTACCTATGCCTCGGTAGTATTGCAGAATAGTGCACAGGCGAAAAATGTGTTCTGGAAAATTGATGGTGCCACCAGCCTGAATGATTACGCTAGCTTTAGGGGAACCCTAATCGGTAACAATGGAGCCGTAATATTAAATACAGGAACCACTGTCGAAGGACGTGTCCTAAGTACAAGTGGTGGAATATCCACCTTTGGAATCAATGCTCAGATGACACCGGGTTGTGGTGCTTTAGGCATAAACGATGTTATAAAAGCTAAGGCGCAATTCTATCCAAATCCGTTTACTTCTTCTTTGAATGTAACTTTGGCTGATTTTGATTCCGGTTCATCCGAACTTACGATTTATAATGCATTGGGTATGGTAGTCCTAAAGACTTCACTAACGCAAAGCACCACTAGCATACCTATGAGTCTTGCTTCAGGGATTTACTATTACAAACTCTCAGGTGCTGATGGAACGCTTCAAAGCGGTAAGCTTATTTCAAGACAATAG
- a CDS encoding type II toxin-antitoxin system HipA family toxin, with the protein MKPIQKVTVSLDFGDKELQVGELIKEGRGIYFKYYTEFIKTGLELSPFYLPLNDSIYTAPVQPFEGLFGVFSDSLPDGWGRLLLDRTLTAKGILVQDITPLQRLSYVGLKGMGALLYRPQIETAAQETLLVDLEAIAKEMTVVLQGASSLAIDELYEMGGSSGGARPKILVGYHPKTEHLIHGIEPLPKGYEHWLIKFPSSNDRTDIASIEYAYHKMALTAGINMNPCKLFETESGKVFFGTKRFDRSENGRLHLHSAAGMLNDNFRYSTMDYGNLMDATFRLEQDVAGQEKILRIAAFNVFAHNRDDHSKNISYLMDAAGKWQLAPAYDLTYSNSLHGMHSTTIAREGTNPGKSHLLELANEFRLKNGAVIIEQVKHAISQWKRYAKEAGVTKESMDLIEKKMQSTLKL; encoded by the coding sequence ATGAAACCCATTCAAAAAGTTACCGTTTCCCTTGATTTTGGTGATAAAGAACTGCAAGTTGGAGAATTGATAAAGGAAGGCAGAGGTATTTATTTTAAATATTATACGGAATTTATTAAAACAGGACTTGAACTTTCTCCTTTTTATTTACCGTTGAATGATAGTATATATACTGCGCCCGTGCAACCCTTTGAAGGATTGTTTGGTGTGTTTTCGGATTCATTGCCTGACGGATGGGGACGTTTATTATTGGACAGAACCTTGACTGCAAAAGGTATTCTAGTACAAGATATTACGCCTTTACAGCGATTGTCCTATGTTGGTTTAAAGGGTATGGGAGCGTTGCTTTATCGTCCTCAAATTGAAACGGCTGCTCAAGAAACATTACTAGTTGATTTAGAGGCGATTGCCAAAGAAATGACTGTGGTATTACAAGGTGCTAGTTCTTTAGCGATTGATGAATTATATGAAATGGGTGGTTCCTCGGGAGGGGCAAGACCTAAGATACTTGTTGGATATCATCCTAAAACCGAACATTTGATTCATGGTATAGAGCCTTTGCCGAAGGGATATGAACACTGGCTTATAAAATTTCCATCATCCAATGACAGAACCGATATTGCTTCAATAGAATATGCATATCATAAAATGGCGCTAACTGCAGGAATTAATATGAATCCTTGTAAGTTATTTGAAACCGAATCGGGAAAGGTGTTTTTTGGCACTAAACGATTTGACAGAAGCGAAAATGGCCGACTTCATTTGCATTCGGCAGCCGGTATGCTGAATGACAACTTTAGGTATAGTACCATGGATTACGGTAATTTGATGGATGCCACTTTTCGACTGGAACAGGATGTAGCCGGACAGGAGAAAATACTAAGGATAGCTGCTTTTAATGTTTTTGCTCATAACCGGGACGATCACAGTAAAAACATATCCTATCTGATGGATGCAGCAGGAAAATGGCAACTGGCACCCGCTTATGATTTAACTTATTCCAATTCTTTACACGGAATGCACAGTACTACTATAGCCAGAGAAGGCACGAATCCGGGAAAAAGCCATTTGCTTGAATTGGCGAATGAATTTAGATTGAAAAATGGAGCTGTAATCATAGAGCAGGTTAAGCATGCTATATCCCAATGGAAACGGTATGCCAAAGAAGCAGGTGTCACCAAAGAATCGATGGATCTGATTGAAAAGAAGATGCAAAGCACTTTGAAATTATAA
- a CDS encoding helix-turn-helix domain-containing protein: MSKYSATKTPTAVMEELVLKVQQLRKKNGISQLELSKRSGVSFGSIKRFETTGQISLESLLKLAYFFNRLDDFTPVFSIDADLGSVAKLFSDKTR, translated from the coding sequence ATGTCAAAATACAGTGCCACAAAAACGCCAACTGCTGTGATGGAAGAACTAGTCCTGAAGGTTCAGCAATTGCGAAAAAAAAACGGAATATCTCAGCTTGAATTGTCTAAACGATCTGGTGTATCTTTTGGAAGCATCAAGCGTTTTGAAACAACGGGTCAAATTTCGTTGGAATCACTATTGAAATTGGCTTATTTTTTTAACCGTCTTGACGATTTTACCCCTGTATTCAGTATTGATGCTGATTTAGGAAGTGTAGCCAAATTATTCAGTGATAAAACCAGATAG
- a CDS encoding T9SS type A sorting domain-containing protein: MIKKYFYLLFGVLATLPAVSQNCDIMFTSAKTPNGIVIVGEIPGDIYTIAAIPVVSLISPDGETLWRIENTINPYLNIKLIDIPYFDDSYVYIRILINETHQNSITRTQIWKMSLQTGDIIWKSAMFLSDDDEEATIQNYNDNQFLFYYGIRDNNGGTIAGYRILLMNKSDAATTQINEHIGSLQTFKPKLDKNNNLLIGYKTGTYATLRKINGLNLQSVIWQKTYIHGSSQASLEDIDRMIVDKFNNFYVLGAGDMFRINVDNGAEMWSIQSLTVDSRITDYHFFDNYFYFSSAHNYVGSVSTQFRVSKINLTNGTTLWTSWDANMTPVGAPIPSTTGENEAVLSFDLDCQGNVFATGYYGSANYAPGAWGIMKISGQTGLKMTDLTVTNNPVTLNLMSCGLSSYIYNDNPVFIGNLQYSTLQAVRVFVKSDNNLAGINTKVYQCLVDSDNDSVADWDEDVNGVNFLADDNTDNTGQPNYLDNDDDGDGIPTILEDANGDGNPLNDFSDPLHPNLPDYLNPAITLSVNEHNLGFRIYPNPTRDRLNIESYGQPIKSAVIYAVGGIEVLHCTENCYSFDLSHLASGLYFIKISDGENSITKKIIIK, translated from the coding sequence ATGATCAAAAAATACTTTTATCTGCTTTTTGGAGTTTTGGCAACACTACCGGCAGTATCGCAAAATTGCGACATCATGTTTACCTCTGCCAAGACACCAAATGGCATAGTAATCGTGGGCGAAATTCCAGGAGATATTTATACAATTGCCGCCATACCGGTGGTGTCATTGATTTCACCCGATGGTGAAACGCTTTGGCGCATTGAGAATACGATTAATCCTTATCTGAATATTAAGCTAATAGACATTCCTTATTTTGATGATTCCTATGTTTATATAAGAATATTGATTAATGAAACCCACCAGAACAGTATAACCAGAACCCAAATCTGGAAAATGTCGCTGCAAACCGGCGATATCATTTGGAAATCAGCAATGTTTTTATCAGATGATGATGAGGAAGCGACGATACAAAACTACAACGATAACCAGTTCTTATTCTACTATGGCATCCGTGACAATAATGGTGGCACTATTGCCGGTTATCGCATTTTGCTGATGAACAAATCGGATGCGGCAACCACACAAATCAATGAGCACATTGGTAGCCTGCAAACGTTCAAGCCTAAATTGGACAAGAACAACAATTTACTGATTGGCTACAAAACGGGTACTTATGCGACCCTACGCAAAATAAACGGTCTCAACCTTCAAAGTGTCATTTGGCAGAAAACCTATATCCATGGTTCGAGCCAGGCCAGCCTTGAAGATATTGACAGGATGATTGTTGACAAATTCAATAATTTTTATGTTTTGGGCGCAGGTGATATGTTCAGGATCAATGTGGATAATGGTGCCGAAATGTGGAGTATACAATCGTTAACAGTTGATAGTCGAATTACCGATTACCATTTTTTTGATAATTACTTTTACTTTAGTTCTGCCCATAATTATGTCGGCTCTGTTTCCACGCAATTCCGGGTTTCAAAAATTAACCTGACCAACGGGACAACCCTATGGACCAGCTGGGACGCGAACATGACACCTGTTGGTGCTCCGATTCCCTCGACTACGGGCGAAAATGAAGCCGTGCTTTCCTTTGACCTCGATTGCCAAGGGAATGTTTTTGCAACAGGCTACTACGGCTCTGCCAATTATGCCCCGGGAGCCTGGGGTATTATGAAAATATCCGGACAAACAGGACTAAAGATGACTGACCTTACCGTGACCAATAATCCTGTCACGCTAAATTTAATGAGTTGTGGACTTTCATCGTATATTTATAATGATAATCCTGTATTTATAGGAAACCTGCAATATTCGACTCTTCAGGCGGTTCGCGTTTTCGTAAAATCAGATAATAATTTGGCCGGAATCAATACAAAAGTTTACCAATGTTTAGTTGATAGTGATAATGACAGTGTGGCCGATTGGGACGAAGATGTTAATGGCGTGAATTTCCTTGCTGATGATAATACGGATAACACCGGGCAACCCAATTATCTTGACAACGATGACGACGGCGACGGAATACCTACAATTTTGGAAGATGCCAATGGTGACGGTAACCCATTAAATGATTTTTCAGATCCCTTACACCCTAACCTTCCCGATTATCTGAATCCGGCAATTACGTTGTCGGTAAATGAGCATAATTTAGGTTTTAGGATTTATCCTAACCCCACAAGAGACCGATTGAATATTGAGTCTTATGGACAGCCAATAAAGTCTGCCGTAATTTATGCCGTAGGAGGTATAGAGGTTTTACATTGTACCGAAAATTGCTACTCGTTTGACCTTTCTCATCTTGCATCAGGTCTTTACTTTATAAAAATCAGCGACGGCGAAAACAGCATAACGAAAAAAATCATCATAAAGTAA
- a CDS encoding cold-shock protein, with amino-acid sequence MNEGTIKFFNEAKGFGFITPSNGGADLFVHATGLNGAVQENDKVSYDVTDGQKGPTATNVNVI; translated from the coding sequence ATGAACGAAGGAACAATTAAATTTTTCAATGAAGCCAAAGGCTTCGGATTTATTACGCCAAGCAATGGCGGAGCAGACTTATTTGTACATGCAACCGGTCTTAATGGCGCGGTGCAGGAAAACGACAAAGTGTCTTATGATGTAACGGACGGTCAAAAAGGGCCAACCGCAACCAATGTAAACGTTATCTAA
- a CDS encoding T9SS type B sorting domain-containing protein, producing MKKLITIFILTTTLAFSQQEASVWYFGQNAGLKFQTNGTVTPLSDGQLNTEEGCSSIADANGNLLFYTDGRTVWDRNHIQMPNGSFDLGTELFGDGSSTQSGIIVPKPGDPNIYYIFTVDEPHYQNAAAYPNAFSGSYTETDSGQTPLNDDGKNNGFNYSVVDLSATGSNGSIGNVVSRNNHLITYNTDPNGEEIKYKCAEKITAIKNDTDGSYWVITHFTNKFYAFKVTASGVVSTPVVSTAGSNQTLLGYRRNAIGYLKASPNGEKLAMAHQQNGTTVGQAAFSSGSVELFDFDGVTGIVSNPIYVMPNVQAYGVEFSPNSEKLYATYRVAVNQYMELAQFDLLSPNITASKIVIYNTYSYLFALQLAPNSKIYCATGYLGTLGVINNPNDLGLACNYVQVGQSLSPTKLVKSGLPPFITSFFNASFTAENFCLGSTTQFTLNSSTAVTSASWNFGDGSPLSNMINPSHQYSASGNYIVTLTATSANGTITKSRTITISAIPVIANSISNQSVCGTPNMNYDLAQFNNTLLGSQSATAFGVAYFSNVTDAGNHSNVLATNYSLPIGTTVIYAKVYGLANNQCFALTNFTIGLFSSPVANIPNDIFICDDVVNDGLGMFNLQSVKASVLGNQNPSSFNVSFHLDQNDANSNNNPLALNYQNISNPQTVYVRVENNQNATCFATTSFKIGLYSMPVIASLPDNLYACDDGSDGVEIFDLNQQTSVVLGSQSAIDFIVTYHSSQNDANTGSNPLAANFANTITPQTIYVRIVNRLSNTCYATTSFQLHVKAEPVLSMEDSYTICEGHPIIITAPAGFSSYSWSTGSVTSSVTIPTAGNYSVTVIEDYGTIQCSTTKDFVVYNSNVATITAIEINDWTDEQNSIAVQVTGDGDYEFSLNGVVYQDSNVFSGLTSGQYMVYVRDKKGCGTATDSVFLLMYPRFFTPNGDGRNDTWQIKFSMVEPLMELHIFDRYGKLITIFKGSDFGWDGTYNGRELFADDYWFVVKRQDGKEYKGHFSLLR from the coding sequence TTGAAAAAGCTAATAACCATATTCATCCTTACAACAACACTCGCCTTCTCCCAACAGGAAGCGAGTGTTTGGTATTTTGGGCAAAATGCCGGATTGAAGTTCCAAACTAATGGAACAGTTACTCCTTTATCCGATGGTCAGCTCAATACTGAAGAAGGCTGTAGTTCTATAGCTGATGCCAATGGGAACTTACTTTTTTACACTGATGGCAGGACTGTTTGGGACAGAAATCACATTCAAATGCCAAACGGTAGTTTTGATCTTGGGACTGAACTTTTCGGAGATGGCTCCAGTACACAATCGGGGATTATAGTTCCAAAACCGGGTGATCCAAATATCTATTATATTTTTACAGTTGATGAGCCTCATTACCAAAATGCGGCTGCTTATCCGAACGCTTTTAGTGGCAGCTATACGGAAACCGATAGCGGCCAAACACCCTTAAATGATGATGGGAAAAATAACGGTTTTAATTATAGTGTTGTAGACTTAAGCGCAACAGGAAGTAATGGGAGTATTGGTAATGTAGTTTCAAGAAACAATCATTTGATAACTTATAACACTGATCCAAATGGTGAAGAGATAAAGTATAAGTGTGCGGAAAAAATCACGGCGATTAAAAATGATACTGACGGTAGCTATTGGGTAATCACTCATTTTACCAATAAGTTTTATGCTTTTAAAGTAACTGCTTCCGGGGTGGTTTCCACTCCGGTGGTTTCTACAGCAGGTTCTAATCAAACACTTTTGGGTTATCGCAGAAATGCCATTGGTTATCTTAAAGCTTCTCCTAATGGAGAAAAACTGGCTATGGCACATCAACAAAACGGGACAACAGTAGGACAAGCTGCTTTTAGTAGCGGTAGTGTTGAGCTATTTGATTTTGATGGGGTAACTGGCATAGTAAGTAATCCTATCTATGTAATGCCAAATGTTCAGGCCTATGGTGTTGAGTTTTCTCCGAATTCTGAAAAACTGTATGCAACGTATCGTGTTGCTGTCAACCAGTACATGGAACTGGCTCAGTTTGATTTGTTAAGCCCCAATATTACGGCATCAAAAATTGTCATTTATAATACCTATAGTTACTTATTTGCCCTACAGTTAGCACCAAATAGTAAGATTTATTGTGCCACAGGGTATTTAGGCACTTTAGGGGTGATTAACAATCCAAATGATTTAGGATTAGCCTGTAATTATGTTCAGGTAGGGCAATCTTTATCTCCAACTAAATTAGTAAAATCGGGATTACCGCCTTTTATTACCTCATTTTTTAATGCTTCTTTCACGGCAGAAAATTTCTGTTTAGGATCAACAACACAATTTACCCTGAATAGCTCAACGGCAGTTACAAGTGCAAGTTGGAATTTTGGTGATGGCAGCCCTTTGTCCAATATGATTAATCCCAGTCATCAATATTCCGCTTCCGGTAATTATATAGTTACGTTGACTGCCACCTCAGCTAATGGAACAATAACTAAATCAAGGACTATAACCATTTCTGCAATACCTGTTATAGCCAATAGCATATCAAATCAATCAGTTTGCGGAACTCCAAACATGAATTACGATTTAGCCCAATTTAATAATACACTTTTGGGTAGCCAATCTGCGACAGCTTTTGGAGTGGCTTATTTTTCAAATGTGACCGATGCTGGTAATCATTCAAATGTATTGGCTACTAATTATTCTTTACCGATAGGAACTACAGTTATTTATGCTAAAGTCTATGGTTTGGCTAATAACCAGTGTTTTGCTTTAACCAATTTCACAATTGGTTTGTTTTCTTCACCGGTTGCTAATATTCCTAATGATATTTTTATTTGTGATGATGTAGTAAATGATGGTTTGGGCATGTTTAATTTGCAAAGTGTAAAAGCGAGTGTTTTAGGAAATCAAAATCCTAGTAGTTTCAATGTTAGCTTTCATTTGGATCAAAATGATGCCAATAGCAATAATAACCCTTTAGCACTCAATTATCAAAACATAAGTAATCCTCAAACGGTTTATGTTAGGGTTGAAAACAATCAAAATGCCACTTGTTTTGCAACTACCTCATTTAAGATAGGATTGTATTCAATGCCGGTAATAGCTAGTCTACCAGATAATTTATATGCTTGTGATGATGGGAGTGACGGAGTTGAGATTTTTGATTTGAACCAACAGACTTCAGTTGTTTTAGGATCTCAATCCGCAATTGATTTTATAGTAACTTATCATAGTTCTCAGAATGATGCGAATACAGGAAGTAATCCTTTGGCAGCTAATTTTGCAAACACTATAACACCACAAACTATCTATGTAAGGATTGTAAATAGATTGAGTAATACTTGTTATGCAACAACTTCTTTTCAATTGCACGTCAAAGCAGAACCTGTTTTATCAATGGAGGATAGTTATACCATCTGTGAAGGTCATCCCATAATCATAACAGCACCTGCTGGTTTTTCTAGTTATAGTTGGTCCACAGGAAGTGTAACTTCAAGTGTAACGATACCAACAGCCGGAAACTATTCTGTCACAGTGATTGAAGATTATGGCACGATACAATGTAGTACTACTAAAGATTTTGTGGTATATAATTCAAATGTAGCGACCATAACAGCGATTGAGATTAACGATTGGACAGACGAACAAAATTCGATCGCAGTTCAAGTTACGGGTGATGGTGATTATGAGTTTTCGCTTAATGGTGTAGTCTATCAGGATAGTAATGTTTTCTCAGGCTTGACAAGTGGACAATACATGGTTTATGTTAGAGATAAAAAAGGTTGTGGAACAGCAACTGATAGTGTATTTCTATTAATGTATCCACGATTTTTTACTCCTAACGGAGATGGACGTAATGACACTTGGCAGATCAAATTCTCAATGGTTGAGCCACTGATGGAGTTACATATTTTTGACCGCTATGGTAAATTAATAACCATTTTTAAAGGTTCTGATTTTGGCTGGGATGGTACTTACAATGGCAGAGAACTATTTGCTGACGATTACTGGTTTGTGGTAAAAAGACAAGACGGTAAAGAATATAAAGGTCATTTTTCTTTGTTGAGGTAG
- a CDS encoding lipoprotein, with product MKKIIILLTAVTLLASCSKDDGDIKPTYQTLAGLWKFKSITRADGAVVPFEGHCSTKQDYLQIFAYRKITTYNYYPDCVDTQNWGTSDYSMDSDGLIYAGGVIFDEATVTHLSSSGFTIEYAVPTDLNFMVDINDAKAIRFEKM from the coding sequence ATGAAAAAAATCATAATCTTACTCACAGCAGTAACCCTGCTAGCATCCTGCAGCAAAGACGATGGCGACATCAAACCCACTTATCAAACCCTTGCGGGATTATGGAAGTTTAAATCTATAACAAGAGCCGATGGAGCAGTAGTTCCTTTTGAAGGGCATTGCTCCACTAAACAGGATTACCTGCAAATATTCGCTTATCGAAAGATTACGACGTATAATTATTATCCGGATTGCGTTGATACGCAGAATTGGGGCACTTCTGACTATAGTATGGATTCAGATGGTTTAATATATGCAGGAGGCGTAATTTTCGATGAAGCAACCGTCACTCATCTTTCTAGTTCTGGTTTTACAATAGAATATGCTGTTCCAACAGATTTAAATTTTATGGTAGATATTAACGATGCTAAAGCTATTAGGTTTGAAAAGATGTAA